The genomic stretch TTTCACGTGCAGTTGTTGCCTTGGCGCGTTCCTTTGATCATCGCTACGGAGGCTTTGGCAGGGCACCTAAATTTCCTCGACCGGCAGTTTTTTCTCTGCTTTTCCAATCTTGGTTTTTTGAGAAAAACGAGCAGGCTCTTGAGATGGGGCTTGCCACGCTCAGGGCTATGGCCCGAGGCGGCATTCATGATCATCTTGGCGGTGGTTTTCATAGGTATGCGGTGGACGGGCAATGGCGAATTCCCCATTTTGAAAAGATGCTCTATGATCAGGCCCAGCTGGCTGATGCCTATCTCGCTGCCGGTCAGATCACCGGGGAAAAGCAGTATGCCGAGGTTGCGCAACGAGTTTTTCAGTATGTGCTTACGAGGCTCCACGCTCCATCAGGAGGTTTTTATGCTGCTGAAGATGCAGATAGTGAGGATCCTTATCACCCAGGACAGCATGGTGAAGGTGCCTGTTATCTCTGGACCGAAGAGGATATTGTTCGAGCCGTGGGTGTTGCTGATGCTAATATTTTTATTTATTGCTATGGCGTGGAGTTTGACGGTAATGCTTTGGCCGATTCGCAGCAAGAGTTCACAGGGCGCAATATCCTTTATTTGAAGCATCGTCCTGAAGAGGCTGCGAAGCAATTCAACAGAGATTTGCCTCAGATTGGGGCCGCGTTAGCAAGAGCCTCCCAAAAGCTTATTGAGAAACGACAGCAGCGCAAGGGGCCTCATCGTGATGAAAAAGTTCTGACGGCCTGGAACGGCTTGATGATCAAGGCCTTAGTCAAAGGCAGTGTCGTTTTGCAGGATTCGCAACTGCTTGATGCGGCTCGACATGCTGCTGTTTTTCTGCGTACCACCCTGTATAATCCGAGGAGTCAAACTCTCTACCGCCGCTTTTGCCAAGGCGAGAGCGGAATCAACGGACAGCTGGACGATTATGCTTTTCTTGTTGCCGGACTTCTTGAGCTTTATCAGATGACCCAGGATCCGCAATGGCTGCAATGGGCTATGGAGCTGACAGAGACGCAGGTCGATTTATTTTGGGATGAACAGGGGGATGGATTCTTTGACAGCCTGCCTGATCCTCTGGTGGCCGTGCGCCTGAAAAACGATTATGACGGGGCTGAACCGGCAGCGAATTCTCTTGCAGCGGCAAACCTTGTTCGGCTTGGTCGGCTGACCGATAACAGTCAATGGCTGGATTTGGCTGGTAGGACGATCAGGAGCTTTGATGAACAATTGCACCAAAATCCCCAAGCCTTGCCTGTCCTGCTTGCTGCTCGGCAGGAGCTCTTGTCTGCTCCGTCACTGGTGGTGGTCGCAGGTAGACGGGATGCGGAGGATACAAAGAAAATACTGGGCATTGTCCAGCGTTCCTGGTGTCCCGGTCGTTTTCTTCTGCTGGCTGATGGCGGAGAAAATCAGGAGGTTTTGGGGAAGATGCTCCCCTTTGTCAGGACAGCGAGTATGGAGGATAATCAGGCGACAGCCTATTTTTGCCGGGATTATACCTGTCAGCTGCCTGTGGTAGATCCGGAAGAACTGGCAGAGATGTTGGTGAGAGAGATAGGGTCGTAGCAAGGCCGCCTTCTTATCTGATAGCTATCAGAGGAGCGGACCGAAGAACTGCACTCAGTAGGAAGGGGAGGGAATGAATAAATTGTCATTTTACAAGACGTTATTTGTTGGTTATACTGAGTCTGTACAGTAACGATACGTTACCATGTCAATCCATATTCAAGGAGGCATTATGTGTAATGGCTTAAATTTCACCAAAATCAATCAGAAAAGGAAAGAACTAATAACCTCAATCTTTGCACGATTTGGCTCTGTAGATGCCGGGAAAAAACGAGTTGTCGCTGTCGCAGGAGGTGGGATCGAAGGAAACGACAGTTTGGATATCGGTCAGAGTGAAAATAATGATCGGATTGTGTCCTTTGCCCCTACTCGGTAAGAAAATCGATTGAAAGAGGGAAGGGCCGCGTGGCAGCGGC from Candidatus Electrothrix communis encodes the following:
- a CDS encoding thioredoxin domain-containing protein, giving the protein MKQETINRLAREKSPYLLQHAANPVDWYPWGEEAFQRAQEEDKPIFLSIGYSTCHWCHVMARESFADQKIAELLNAGFINIKVDREERPDIDQMYMAAAITLNGSGGWPLSVFLTPKGAPFYVATYIPPKSRGGQTGFPDVLHAIQVAWLDRREELEQSASGLIQALQKGASSARAGQGRQSARSDVLSRAVVALARSFDHRYGGFGRAPKFPRPAVFSLLFQSWFFEKNEQALEMGLATLRAMARGGIHDHLGGGFHRYAVDGQWRIPHFEKMLYDQAQLADAYLAAGQITGEKQYAEVAQRVFQYVLTRLHAPSGGFYAAEDADSEDPYHPGQHGEGACYLWTEEDIVRAVGVADANIFIYCYGVEFDGNALADSQQEFTGRNILYLKHRPEEAAKQFNRDLPQIGAALARASQKLIEKRQQRKGPHRDEKVLTAWNGLMIKALVKGSVVLQDSQLLDAARHAAVFLRTTLYNPRSQTLYRRFCQGESGINGQLDDYAFLVAGLLELYQMTQDPQWLQWAMELTETQVDLFWDEQGDGFFDSLPDPLVAVRLKNDYDGAEPAANSLAAANLVRLGRLTDNSQWLDLAGRTIRSFDEQLHQNPQALPVLLAARQELLSAPSLVVVAGRRDAEDTKKILGIVQRSWCPGRFLLLADGGENQEVLGKMLPFVRTASMEDNQATAYFCRDYTCQLPVVDPEELAEMLVREIGS